The stretch of DNA ACTTCATTGTCGGTGGTGCAGGTGAGCAGCAGCTGTTGCTGTTCATGGCGGTTCAGGACATACTCGGTATTGGCCGTGGGCGAGGTAATGTTGGGCGCACGCTCAGGGCCGCCGCGCACCAGTTGGCATTGCGGGTTGTGCGGGGGCAGCCGGCGGTACGGAATGCCTTGCGCTTCCTTGTAGGCGGCTACCTCCGGCAGTAGGTTTGGGTACCACTCTCGCCGGTACCCCGCGGCCGGGGCACAGGCCCGGCAGTACGTAAAGCTGCCATCCGCCGAAACCAACACTTCCCGCACGTGCTGGCAGCGCTGCCCGCTCGATATAGTAGGCAGGAAGTAGTCAATCACCTGATTTGGGCAGTTCTCACCCGGTACCAGGCCACTCGCGGCGCATACCAGGCGGAAATCTAAGGCGGCCGGCGGCACAAACCAGTTGTTGGGAGAGTTGTAGGCCAGGGCATTAAACAAGTCGAAGAGCAGGGGCGTGGCCACCTCGGCCCCGCTAAGCGCCGGGCTACCCTGGCCACTGAAGTTGCCCACCCATACCCCAATGGTGTACTGCTTGTTGTAGCCAATGCTCCAGGCGTCGCGGCGGCCATAGCTGGTACCGGTTTTCCAGGCAATTTTAGGCAGGCGCATACTGCTGGCCGCCCCCAGCGGAAGGTCGGGGCGGGTGAGCTGAGCCAGGATATCGGTAGTCAGGAAAGCGGCGGCGGGGGACACAAGCTGGTTACTGGCCTGGGGGTGAGGTGCTCGGTACTGCAACGGAGCATACTGCCCGCTATCGGCCAGCGTCACGTACAGGTTGGTGAGTTCTTCCAGACTCGCGCCGCAGCCGCCCAGAATGCTGCTGAGGCCCAGCTGGCTCCGGTTGCGGGTAACATTTGCAAAGCCGGCCTGGCGGAGTTTGTCGGTGAAGGTGGGCACGCCGAGCTGGTTGAGCACGCGCACGGCCGGAATGTTGAGCGAGTAGGCCAGGGCGCGCTCCAGCGTTACCTCGCCATTGCAGTGCTTATCGTAGTTCTCGGGGCGGTATCCCTGGAAGTTGGTGGGCACATCGGGCAGCATTTGCTTGGGCGTGACGAGGCCCCGGTCTAGGGCCAGGGCGTATAAAAACGGCTTCAGGGTGCTGCCCGGCGAGCGGACAGCCACCACGCCATCGTTCTGGCCCTGGCCCCCGTAATCCCGAAAGTCAGCGGAACCTACGTAGGCCTCTACCTGCCGGGTGCGGTTATTAACTACCAGCACGGCTGCCTGCGTGATGCCCAGCTCCTGCAGGCGGCGCACATAATTGTGGGTCAGGTCTTCGGCCTTGTGTTGTTTGGCACGGTGCAGGCTGCTGCGGATGATGGCCTGCCGCGGAAATTGCCGCACTAGGCGCCGCGAGAGGTGAGGTGCCAGGGTAGGGGCGGCGTGGCGCTGCACCTCCAGCGGCTCCAGTAGGGCATCTGCCACTGCCGGCGCCGGAAAGAGCCCGGCCGCTCCAAAACGGCGAAGCCAGCGGTTACGCTCTTGCAGCACCGCCGCGTTGTTGCGGCCCAACACCAGGCCTCTAGGCCTGTTCGGGATGATGGCCAGCGTTACGGTCTGGGCCAGGGAGAGGTAATCGGGCGGCTGCTGGAAGTAAAGCAGCGCCGCCGCTTTTACGCCCTCCACGTTGCCGCCATAGGGTACCAGGTTCAGGTAGAGCTGTAAAATCTCGTCCTTACTGTAGTGCACCTCCAGCTGCGCTGCCCGGGCCATTTCCAGCAGCTTGTTGCTGAAGGTACGCTCCTTGGGCTCCAGGAGCCGTGCTACCTGCATGGTAATGGTGCTGGCTCCCGTGGTGCGGCCTCGGCCAAATAGGTTACGCCCCGCCGCCTGCACCAGCGCTACCGGGTTCACCCCGAAATGCCAGAGAAACCACCGGTCTTCTTTCTCAATGATAGCCTTGCGCAGCACCGGTGTAATCTCGCGCAGCTCTGTCTTCATCCGCCACTTCTGCGTGGGGTTGAGATAAGCATGCAGCACTGTGCCATCCTGCGCCAGCACAACGGGCGAGTATAAGGGCGCGGGCGGCAGTGGAAACCACCAATCAAGGCCTAGCAATACCAAGAGCCCTGCCAGCAAGGTGCCTAATAGCCGCAATCTTCTCCACCAATTCATAACTAACTATATCAGCCCATTGAGGGCGTAGGATTTAGTACCTCCTATGTACTTCCTTCTGACGATGTGAGATGGTAGATGTCGGGTATTTCAACGGCGAACCGTAAGGTGCTCCGCTTTACACCTGTAAAAGTATATGGCTTTTAACTCGTCTCACACAAGGTTGCTGATGTCACAAAATGAGCCTTTTTGTACGCTATTTTATGAGGGCACTGAAGGTGTCTGTTTAAATGTATTGTGTTGAATAGCAGACAGATTTTGTGTGACAAGACTTATATGGCTAAGAATAAAAGATTGTATATTTTCATTATGAGTTTGTGTTATTAAAATAACAGTAATCGCTATCATCTGCCCTATTTGTAGATGAAGTTTCCTTTTACAAGGATAGTAGTGTAAGTAATGTTGCATATCCACAACGAAAGTCAGTGGCTAGTACTTGCCGCATAGAAGTTCAGTATATAGACCCTTTTAGTGCTGGGTTTATAAGTTTAAGCGGGTGAATACATCAATTTCACAGAAATAGAGCAGTTTTTATAAAAAATCTGTTTTTAGTGAAATCCAGCTGCTGAACTGTCTTCGTAAGTGGTTTGCATCAAAAAAATATCCGCCAGTACAGGATATCACCCATTTTGCCACCCACTCTGCTTAGTCTGCAGAAATCAAACTTTCCGCATTAGTTCCACATTCCCAACCACCTAACCTATTTCCAAACCGCTACATGAAAAGTAAATTTCTCCTCACACTCGCGCTGGCTGGTGTCAGCATCAGCGTATCGTTTGGGCAAGCAACCGTCGACCCTGAGTTGCGGGCGGCGCTGGCCACTAATCCTACGGCGCAGGTAATTGTCACCTTTCAGGGTAATGGGGCGCCTGGCCTCACCCAGCTGGGCCTGTTACAGCGGTTGGGCATAACGCGCGGCATTACGCTGCGGGCGTTGCCGGTGGCTGGTGTGGTTGCTACTGCTGCTCAAGTAGACGCACTGGCGCAAAACCCGGAGGTTCGCTCCCTCTACATCAACAAGCGGCTGGAGTACTATAACTACGACGACACCAACCTGACAGGCGTAAAGCGCCTGCGCACCGATCAGCAGATGACGGCCCGCAACGGCGGCCTGCCGGTTTCAGGTAAGGGCGTAGGTGTACTTATTAATGATAGTGGTGTAGATGGCACCCACGAGGATTTGAAGTTTGGTACGCACCTGGTGCAGAACACGCTGGGCTCTACTAACCTGAACTCGTTGAGCTCCTTGCTACCTGTTACGTACCTGGAGGGGGTGCCAAATACAGACACGAACTCGGGTCACGGCACGCACTGCGCCGGCACAGTAGGTGGTACCGGAGCCCGCTCAGGCGGCAAATACGAGGGGGTAGCCCCCGGAGCTTCCCTGCTGGGCTACGGCTCTGGTGGGGCACTACTGGTGCTGGATGCCATTGGCGGTTTCGATTATGCCCTCACCCACCAGTTTCAGTACAACATTCGGGTAATCAGCAACTCGTTTGGCAGCAGCGGCGACTTTGATCCAAATGATCCGCTGAACGTGGCCACCAAAAAGTGCTACGACCGGGGTATGGTAGTGGTATTTGCGGCCGGCAACGAAGGCCCCGGTGCCGATACCCATAACCCGTACGCCATTGCTCCCTGGACCATCTCGGTAGGAGCAGGTGACCGGAACGGTCTGCTGGCCGAGTTCTCCTCGCGCGGGGTGCGCGGTGAGCAGGGCACCTTTATGGTAGATGGTGAAAGCTGGACGTACAAAAACGAGCCCGTGATTGTAGCGCCTGGGGTAGATGTGGTTTCTACCCGCGCTATTGCCCCGGTATCGTCGTTAGGGATTCAGACGGATGCTGAAGTGCTCAGCCCCGCCGAGATTCCGTTTTACACCCACAGCAGCGGTACCTCCATGGCTACGCCGCACGTAGCCGGTATTGTGGCACTGTTGCTGGAGGCCAAGCCCACCCTGAGCCCGGCCCAGGTGAAGGAGCTGCTGCAAAGCACGGCCACAAACATGCCCGGCCGTCAGTCGTGGGAGGTAGGTGCTGGCTACGTAAATGCGTATGCCGCCGTAGATAAGGCTTTCCGCTCAGCTGCGTATGGCTCTGCCATAAATGCCAGCCGCCTCTTCAAGAGCAGTGTTGATGCCCGGACAACCGCCATTCCCTTCACTATCAACTACAACCCGGCGCTAGCCGCCGGCAACCAGTTCACTTTCCCAGTAGCCAGCGGCACCAACAGCCTGGAAGTAAAGATTTCTACCACGGGCCTGCTGGGCGAAACCGGTAACCTGACCAACCTGATTCTGCTGGACCCCAATGGCGTGCAGTACCGCTCGGGCATTCCCGTAACCTTTACCCTCTCCACTGACCGGAGCGTGGCCGTAGCTGCCCCGGTAGCCGGTACCTGGACGTTGAAAGTAGAAGGCTTACAAGGGGTAGCACTACCCGAAACTATTAATGGCAACATTACGGTGCTCACGGCCGCTGGCACTACCAACCTGAGCGACATTGTAGGCCACCCCGCGGAGGCTTCCATCAAGATGGCCGTAGCTAACCGCCTGGTTGATGGCCTGAGCAATGGTTTCCGGCCCGATGCCCCACTCACCCGCATTCAGCTAGCCGACTACCTGCTCATGGGGCAGGGCATCCGGCAGCTGCTGCCCTTCAGCGGCGCCCGCACTTTCTCCGATGTATCAACGCCCGCTGAAATCCTCCTGACGGAATCAGTAGTGGCCAAAGGAGCTGCCCTGCGCGACCGGTTTAACCGGGCCAGTGGGGTAATGCTACCCACTGCTACCGGCACGTTCTCGCCGAGTGGCCTAGTGAACCGGGCCGCTCTGGCTTACTCGCTGGTGCAGAGCCTGGGCTTCCAGGAGCAGGCGCTGGCCCGCAACAGCCAGCCACTTACGGTACAAGTAAGCGGGCAGACTATTCCGGTTGATGATGCCGCCAGCATTCCGGCCGCTCTGCGAGGCTATGTAAGCATTGCGCTGGAGCTGAACCTGATCAACGCCTACTACTCCCTAACTCAAGGCGCCTATGACCAGCAGCCCACGCTGCACGCTACCTTCAAGCCTGCTCAGAACGTATCGCGCGCTGATTTTGCCGTCATTGTGAGCCGGACTTTCCCGCAGTACGAAGCCCAGACGCAGCCAACGGCCCAAGCCAGCAGCAATGCTACTGCCCTTGGTGCTGCTCCCGCAATGGCGCAGAGCAAAGAGACTGTTGCTTACCCTAACCCAGCTGTGGGTACCACTACGCTCAACTACTATGTGGCTCAGGATGGCCCCGTGAGCGTGGAAGTGTATAACACGCTGGGACGGAAAGTGAAGACGCTGGTTTCGGCCTCAGAAGCTGCCGGTGGCCATCAGCTCCAGTTTGATGCCAGCAGCCTGGCGCGGGGTACTTACCTGTTCCGTGTAAAAACCGGCCAATCGGTTTCTACCACCCGCCTGATGGTGCAATAAGCACTGCCCTACCTAAACCTGTAAAAAAGGCCTGCTCCTTCTGGAGCAGGCCTTTTTTGTTGAGGCGTCTTGGCACGTGGGGCCGGTACCTGCTGCGTTATTTAGGCGGCTCGGGCACTTCTACCTCCAGCTCAAAGTCGCGCTTAGGTGGGGCTTCGTTGTTGGCGGCACTCCGGTAGAGGAAGCGGAGCGTGGTTTTGCCAGGGTGTAAGGCCTGAAACTGAAACGTAACATCTTCCTCGCTACCAGGCTTCGCCTTTTTCTTCGACTTCTTCCTAGTCCTGAGCTGTTCTGCTGGCGGAGCAACCAGTTGAACAACGTTGTCGGTGATGGGCATC from Hymenobacter taeanensis encodes:
- the pbpC gene encoding penicillin-binding protein 1C, whose protein sequence is MRLLGTLLAGLLVLLGLDWWFPLPPAPLYSPVVLAQDGTVLHAYLNPTQKWRMKTELREITPVLRKAIIEKEDRWFLWHFGVNPVALVQAAGRNLFGRGRTTGASTITMQVARLLEPKERTFSNKLLEMARAAQLEVHYSKDEILQLYLNLVPYGGNVEGVKAAALLYFQQPPDYLSLAQTVTLAIIPNRPRGLVLGRNNAAVLQERNRWLRRFGAAGLFPAPAVADALLEPLEVQRHAAPTLAPHLSRRLVRQFPRQAIIRSSLHRAKQHKAEDLTHNYVRRLQELGITQAAVLVVNNRTRQVEAYVGSADFRDYGGQGQNDGVVAVRSPGSTLKPFLYALALDRGLVTPKQMLPDVPTNFQGYRPENYDKHCNGEVTLERALAYSLNIPAVRVLNQLGVPTFTDKLRQAGFANVTRNRSQLGLSSILGGCGASLEELTNLYVTLADSGQYAPLQYRAPHPQASNQLVSPAAAFLTTDILAQLTRPDLPLGAASSMRLPKIAWKTGTSYGRRDAWSIGYNKQYTIGVWVGNFSGQGSPALSGAEVATPLLFDLFNALAYNSPNNWFVPPAALDFRLVCAASGLVPGENCPNQVIDYFLPTISSGQRCQHVREVLVSADGSFTYCRACAPAAGYRREWYPNLLPEVAAYKEAQGIPYRRLPPHNPQCQLVRGGPERAPNITSPTANTEYVLNRHEQQQLLLTCTTDNEVRQVFWYVNDKFLRAAAAAERVFIQPPPGPLKISCADDHGRNTNVLVTVTELD
- a CDS encoding S8 family serine peptidase, which encodes MKSKFLLTLALAGVSISVSFGQATVDPELRAALATNPTAQVIVTFQGNGAPGLTQLGLLQRLGITRGITLRALPVAGVVATAAQVDALAQNPEVRSLYINKRLEYYNYDDTNLTGVKRLRTDQQMTARNGGLPVSGKGVGVLINDSGVDGTHEDLKFGTHLVQNTLGSTNLNSLSSLLPVTYLEGVPNTDTNSGHGTHCAGTVGGTGARSGGKYEGVAPGASLLGYGSGGALLVLDAIGGFDYALTHQFQYNIRVISNSFGSSGDFDPNDPLNVATKKCYDRGMVVVFAAGNEGPGADTHNPYAIAPWTISVGAGDRNGLLAEFSSRGVRGEQGTFMVDGESWTYKNEPVIVAPGVDVVSTRAIAPVSSLGIQTDAEVLSPAEIPFYTHSSGTSMATPHVAGIVALLLEAKPTLSPAQVKELLQSTATNMPGRQSWEVGAGYVNAYAAVDKAFRSAAYGSAINASRLFKSSVDARTTAIPFTINYNPALAAGNQFTFPVASGTNSLEVKISTTGLLGETGNLTNLILLDPNGVQYRSGIPVTFTLSTDRSVAVAAPVAGTWTLKVEGLQGVALPETINGNITVLTAAGTTNLSDIVGHPAEASIKMAVANRLVDGLSNGFRPDAPLTRIQLADYLLMGQGIRQLLPFSGARTFSDVSTPAEILLTESVVAKGAALRDRFNRASGVMLPTATGTFSPSGLVNRAALAYSLVQSLGFQEQALARNSQPLTVQVSGQTIPVDDAASIPAALRGYVSIALELNLINAYYSLTQGAYDQQPTLHATFKPAQNVSRADFAVIVSRTFPQYEAQTQPTAQASSNATALGAAPAMAQSKETVAYPNPAVGTTTLNYYVAQDGPVSVEVYNTLGRKVKTLVSASEAAGGHQLQFDASSLARGTYLFRVKTGQSVSTTRLMVQ